One Alphaproteobacteria bacterium genomic window carries:
- a CDS encoding nucleotide sugar dehydrogenase, whose translation MPPIYSIAVIGLGYVGLPLAIGLARVHTVTGFDINNRRLAELHRGTDSTAEVAPEDLRTSTLTYTNQLGDISGKDVYIVTVPTPITDKNEPDLTPLMKASETVGKAIKKGAIVVYESTVYPGVTEDVCAPILEKFSGLKAGKHFHLGYSPERINPGDKVHTVATITKIVAGETPEITDLLADIYGSINSNNIFKASSIKTAEAAKVIENAQRDINIAFMNEICMIFTEMGLNTHDVLDAAKSKWNFLPFSPGLVGGHCIGVDPYYLAHAAKNYGQEPKIILSGREINESMSYFLASKIHDEISKSTPTPAARILLLGLTFKENVPDLRNTKIIDLVRHLRQFGHRLEIHDPLADVNEAKDLYDLDIHVHLEQLQGFDAVIGAVPHAGYKNFTSASFEKLLTPNGVILDIKRIWSSQVASSKMRYWSI comes from the coding sequence ATGCCCCCTATATACAGCATTGCAGTGATTGGACTTGGTTATGTCGGCCTTCCTCTGGCTATTGGTCTTGCGCGCGTGCACACCGTCACAGGCTTTGACATCAATAATAGGCGGCTAGCCGAACTTCATAGGGGAACAGATTCCACAGCAGAAGTCGCCCCCGAGGATTTGCGCACATCAACTCTCACATACACTAATCAGCTGGGTGATATTAGTGGCAAAGATGTGTATATCGTCACCGTTCCCACTCCCATTACAGATAAAAACGAACCAGACCTTACACCCCTGATGAAGGCCTCCGAAACTGTGGGGAAAGCCATCAAAAAAGGAGCGATTGTTGTTTACGAAAGCACGGTTTATCCAGGCGTTACCGAAGATGTGTGCGCTCCTATTCTTGAGAAGTTTTCAGGGCTCAAAGCGGGGAAGCACTTCCACTTGGGATACTCACCAGAACGCATCAACCCTGGGGACAAAGTGCACACGGTAGCAACCATTACAAAAATTGTCGCGGGTGAAACCCCTGAAATCACAGATCTCTTGGCGGATATTTATGGGTCTATCAATAGCAATAATATTTTTAAGGCTTCCTCCATTAAAACAGCGGAGGCGGCGAAAGTTATTGAAAACGCCCAAAGAGATATCAACATTGCATTTATGAATGAGATTTGCATGATCTTTACCGAAATGGGTCTCAACACGCACGATGTGCTCGATGCAGCAAAGTCTAAATGGAATTTCTTGCCTTTTTCACCGGGACTTGTGGGAGGGCACTGTATCGGTGTTGACCCTTATTATTTAGCCCATGCAGCAAAGAACTATGGTCAGGAACCAAAGATTATTCTTTCAGGACGTGAGATTAATGAAAGCATGAGTTACTTCTTGGCATCTAAAATTCATGACGAAATTAGTAAATCCACGCCCACCCCAGCAGCTCGTATCTTGTTGTTGGGACTTACATTCAAAGAGAATGTCCCTGACTTGCGGAACACAAAGATTATTGATCTTGTACGCCACTTGCGTCAATTTGGCCATAGGCTTGAAATTCACGATCCACTTGCCGATGTAAATGAAGCAAAAGATTTGTATGATTTGGATATTCATGTTCATCTCGAGCAGTTACAGGGGTTTGATGCTGTAATTGGCGCCGTTCCTCACGCAGGCTATAAAAACTTCACATCCGCATCTTTTGAAAAACTGTTGACCCCGAACGGTGTGATTCTTGATATCAAACGCATCTGGTCCTCTCAGGTTGCATCCTCAAAAATGCGTTATTGGTCAATTTAA
- a CDS encoding DNA-3-methyladenine glycosylase I, producing the protein MIPTTREDGKKRCFGNKTGQALYAHYHDTQWGIPLHDDRLLFEMLILEGAQAGLRWETILSKREGYREAFHHFDPGKVAAMTDNELEHLRENPDIVRNRLKIYAARTNASCFISIQKEWGSFDAYVWNFVTNVPIRNQWKTVAEVPTKTPQSDALSKDLKQRGMTFVGSTIMYAFMQAVGMVDDHLVDCWCRQQ; encoded by the coding sequence ATGATACCTACTACGAGGGAGGATGGGAAAAAACGCTGCTTTGGAAATAAAACCGGACAAGCCCTCTACGCACACTATCACGATACCCAGTGGGGCATTCCTTTGCACGATGACCGCCTTCTTTTTGAAATGCTTATTCTAGAAGGGGCGCAAGCAGGATTACGTTGGGAGACGATACTCAGCAAACGGGAGGGATACCGGGAGGCCTTTCATCATTTTGACCCTGGAAAAGTAGCCGCTATGACTGATAATGAGCTGGAACACTTGCGTGAAAATCCAGACATTGTGAGAAATCGCCTCAAAATATATGCTGCACGCACAAATGCCTCCTGCTTTATATCAATTCAAAAAGAATGGGGCTCTTTTGATGCTTATGTATGGAATTTTGTCACTAACGTCCCTATCCGCAATCAATGGAAAACAGTAGCGGAAGTTCCCACAAAAACGCCACAAAGTGATGCTCTTTCGAAAGACCTGAAACAACGTGGGATGACATTTGTTGGCAGTACTATTATGTATGCATTTATGCAAGCTGTTGGCATGGTTGATGATCATCTGGTAGATTGTTGGTGTCGGCAGCAATAA
- the atpG gene encoding ATP synthase F1 subunit gamma — MSQLQAIKERREAVRSTQKITTAMKMIAVSRLRAAQRIKQQADAYVSHIERLFQVVVAQSSQAFGRYTQSPDVQKDLYIIVAANRGLCGSYNQNIFRMTTMILEQNQGTESSLDVITLGKKGGEFIGRCEDVDHIAHYPLGDTPDYSQIEGVIQHVLPAITAGTYRKVICLGTRYRSALLQEAQAIQIFPYEYAEAIGVLREISVDPDLQTGADHLWGFYLRSKLYECILQSVTSEHAARMRAMDGASRNATEMIEELTLRYNRQRQSTITSELIEIIAGSESMKGEN; from the coding sequence ATGTCCCAACTACAGGCAATCAAAGAACGTCGTGAGGCTGTTCGCTCAACGCAAAAAATTACAACTGCGATGAAGATGATTGCTGTTTCGCGCTTACGCGCGGCCCAGCGTATTAAACAGCAGGCTGATGCCTACGTTTCTCATATTGAGCGCTTATTTCAGGTGGTCGTTGCGCAGTCCTCTCAAGCGTTTGGTCGCTACACGCAATCTCCTGATGTGCAGAAAGATTTGTATATCATTGTTGCCGCGAATCGAGGCTTGTGCGGGAGCTATAATCAAAATATTTTCCGAATGACCACGATGATTCTCGAACAAAATCAAGGAACGGAAAGTAGCTTGGATGTTATTACTTTGGGAAAGAAGGGGGGGGAGTTCATTGGGCGTTGTGAGGATGTTGATCATATTGCGCATTATCCGCTTGGTGATACTCCAGATTATTCCCAGATTGAAGGGGTCATTCAGCATGTTTTACCTGCCATAACAGCAGGCACTTACCGTAAGGTGATCTGTTTGGGTACACGTTACCGCAGTGCGCTTCTGCAAGAAGCTCAAGCTATCCAAATTTTCCCGTATGAATACGCTGAGGCCATAGGTGTTTTGCGGGAGATTTCCGTTGATCCTGATTTGCAAACGGGGGCTGATCATTTGTGGGGGTTTTATCTGCGGAGTAAACTATATGAGTGTATCCTTCAAAGTGTGACAAGTGAACACGCAGCACGTATGCGTGCGATGGACGGGGCCTCACGCAATGCAACAGAGATGATTGAGGAACTGACATTGCGTTATAATCGTCAACGTCAGTCAACAATTACGAGTGAGTTAATTGAAATTATAGCAGGAAGTGAATCCATGAAGGGCGAGAACTAA
- the atpD gene encoding F0F1 ATP synthase subunit beta: MATKQQNTGSIVQVLGAVIDVYFPERVPALLHALSITMPTGSITLEVAKHMGDGVVRTIAMEVTDGVARGQEVIDTGEPIKTPVGEETLGRIVNVLGQPLDERGPVAAKEHWAIHRKAPDFTQQSTDADVLETGIKVIDLLAPYVRGGKIGLFGGAGVGKTVLIMELINNIARAHGGYSVFAGVGERTREGNDLYHEMIQSGVINLEGQSKASLVYGQMNEPPGARARVALTALTQAEYFRDVKGQDVLLFVDNLFRFTQAGSEVSALLGRIPSAVGYQPTLATEMGELQERITSTQHGSITSVQAIYVPADDLTDPAPATSFSHLDATTVLNRKIAELGIYPAVDPLDSSSRALTPAVVGAEHYDVAREVQRILQSYKSLQDIIAILGVDELSEEDKLIVERARKMQRFLSQPFFVAEVFTGSKGAYVPLAKTIEAFNAIIEGECDHLPEQAFYMTGTLDDVHDKAKKLTS, from the coding sequence ATGGCAACAAAACAACAGAATACAGGATCAATCGTACAAGTCCTTGGTGCGGTCATTGACGTTTATTTTCCTGAAAGAGTACCCGCGCTTTTGCATGCATTATCGATCACAATGCCAACAGGATCCATTACTCTTGAGGTGGCGAAACATATGGGAGATGGTGTCGTGCGTACCATTGCCATGGAAGTCACGGATGGTGTGGCTCGTGGCCAAGAGGTGATTGATACCGGTGAACCTATTAAAACACCAGTGGGCGAAGAAACCCTTGGGCGCATTGTGAATGTACTGGGTCAGCCCTTGGATGAGCGTGGCCCTGTAGCGGCTAAAGAGCATTGGGCGATTCATCGCAAAGCGCCGGATTTTACCCAACAGTCCACAGACGCTGATGTTCTTGAGACAGGAATCAAAGTTATTGATTTGCTTGCGCCCTATGTTCGCGGAGGAAAAATTGGTCTTTTCGGAGGCGCCGGTGTAGGCAAAACGGTTCTAATTATGGAGTTGATCAATAATATTGCTCGCGCACATGGAGGGTATTCAGTGTTTGCTGGTGTAGGCGAGCGTACCCGTGAAGGAAATGATTTGTACCATGAAATGATTCAATCTGGGGTCATTAATCTCGAAGGACAATCAAAAGCTTCATTGGTGTATGGTCAAATGAACGAGCCTCCCGGCGCCCGTGCGCGTGTTGCTTTGACGGCCCTTACACAAGCGGAATATTTCCGTGATGTGAAAGGTCAGGATGTGTTGTTGTTTGTGGATAATCTTTTTCGCTTTACCCAAGCAGGATCCGAAGTTTCTGCGCTTTTGGGACGCATTCCTTCTGCGGTGGGGTATCAACCCACACTCGCTACAGAAATGGGTGAGCTTCAAGAGCGCATTACCTCCACCCAGCACGGTTCTATCACAAGTGTTCAAGCCATCTATGTCCCGGCCGATGATTTAACAGATCCGGCTCCAGCGACATCATTTTCGCATTTAGACGCAACGACTGTGTTAAATCGGAAAATTGCTGAGCTTGGAATCTATCCTGCTGTTGATCCTCTGGACTCTAGTTCTCGTGCGCTTACCCCTGCCGTTGTGGGGGCAGAGCACTATGATGTTGCCCGAGAAGTGCAGCGCATCTTGCAATCGTATAAGTCCTTGCAAGATATTATCGCTATTCTAGGAGTGGATGAGCTCAGTGAGGAAGACAAGCTAATCGTTGAGCGTGCGCGGAAAATGCAGCGCTTCTTGTCACAACCATTCTTTGTGGCTGAGGTGTTTACGGGATCAAAAGGTGCGTATGTTCCTCTTGCGAAAACAATTGAAGCCTTTAATGCGATCATTGAGGGTGAGTGTGACCACCTTCCTGAGCAAGCTTTTTATATGACAGGTACACTTGATGACGTACATGATAAAGCAAAAAAATTGACGTCTTAA
- a CDS encoding 23S rRNA (adenine(2030)-N(6))-methyltransferase RlmJ: protein MSLSYQHCYHAGNFADIHKHLWLIATLRDLHKNHQSIFWIDTHAGRGLYDLNAPESLKTQEASFGILKGFETSLSWFDSHIHQTYKNIIHAFNPQGGVSHYPGSPLIAAHLLRKNDRIACCELHPQEFIHLRRVLGTYPNVAIRHKDITKELLHLMPPPGTAGGMLVDPSYEIKAEYDTIPLLLIRAHHKWPQGVFILWYPILSAGRHNRIIDIISGQLPPHYYTIDECQAPYIPGGRMLGSGIIRIEKRPI, encoded by the coding sequence ATGAGTTTAAGCTATCAACACTGCTATCACGCTGGCAATTTTGCCGATATTCACAAGCACTTATGGTTGATAGCTACGCTGCGAGATCTACATAAAAACCACCAATCAATTTTCTGGATAGATACGCACGCAGGACGAGGGCTTTATGATCTTAATGCGCCAGAGTCTCTCAAAACCCAGGAAGCATCCTTTGGTATTCTTAAGGGTTTTGAAACATCTCTTTCTTGGTTTGACTCCCATATTCATCAAACGTATAAAAATATCATTCACGCATTTAATCCCCAAGGTGGGGTATCTCACTACCCAGGCTCACCACTTATTGCTGCACATCTCCTCAGAAAAAATGATCGCATAGCATGTTGTGAGCTACATCCACAAGAATTTATACATTTGCGTCGTGTCTTGGGAACCTATCCAAATGTTGCTATTCGCCACAAGGATATCACCAAGGAACTCCTTCACTTAATGCCTCCACCAGGCACAGCCGGGGGGATGCTGGTTGACCCTAGCTATGAGATCAAAGCCGAGTACGATACAATTCCGCTTTTACTGATCAGGGCTCACCACAAATGGCCACAAGGTGTTTTTATTCTTTGGTATCCCATTCTCAGCGCGGGTCGCCATAACCGCATCATTGATATAATCAGCGGCCAGTTACCCCCCCATTACTATACGATTGATGAGTGCCAAGCCCCTTACATACCAGGAGGACGCATGTTAGGATCCGGGATAATCCGTATCGAAAAGAGACCCATATGA
- the atpC gene encoding ATP synthase F1 subunit epsilon: MSHTFSVSLVTPQGVILDEQVVSLYVSALSGEMEILSGHEEMVVCLDSGPVIVRYGAQKTQFFYVTGGILEITNTQTSVISEEATRIDALDEASLEKTIAAIEERKNRSSETYAKESRHTDTQAIRAKVEIIRRLKGSKGR; the protein is encoded by the coding sequence ATGTCGCATACATTTTCCGTTTCACTGGTGACACCGCAGGGCGTTATATTAGATGAGCAGGTGGTGAGTCTTTATGTCAGTGCCCTTTCAGGGGAAATGGAAATCTTATCGGGCCATGAGGAGATGGTTGTGTGCCTGGACTCGGGACCTGTTATTGTGCGTTATGGCGCGCAAAAGACTCAGTTTTTTTACGTTACTGGGGGTATTTTGGAAATTACGAATACGCAGACCTCTGTAATTTCTGAAGAAGCCACGCGGATTGATGCGCTTGATGAGGCTTCTTTGGAAAAAACAATTGCTGCTATTGAAGAGCGTAAAAATCGTTCTTCTGAAACCTATGCTAAGGAATCTCGTCATACAGATACACAGGCTATTCGTGCAAAGGTTGAGATTATTCGTCGTCTTAAGGGGAGTAAGGGCAGATAG
- the atpA gene encoding F0F1 ATP synthase subunit alpha produces MQKAVELTKFIQSEILGDANPTHAAEVGEVIDVGDGVARVMGLSHVQAGEMVVTASGIKGLALNLEQDNVGIVLFGDASRVAEGDVVTRTQKILEVPVGEGLLGRVVNALGEPIDGKGALPAETTELRRVETSAPGIIARKSVHEPLLTGIKAIDTLVPVGRGQRELIIGDRQTGKTAIAIDAILNQRQAFESGDPQQKIHCVYVAVGQKCATIAQLVSILEDRGAMKYTTVVSATASEAAAMRFLAPYAGCAMGEYFRDNGQHALIIYDDLSKHATAYREMSLLLRRPPGREAYPGDVFYLHSRLLERAAKMSDAHGGGSLTALPIIETQAGDVSAYIPTNVISITDGQIFLEANLFYKGVRPAINVGLSVSRVGSAAQTKAMKRVAGSVKLELAQYREMEAFAQFSSDLDPATQQLLRRGERLVEILKQDQYAPLSMAEQLVQIFAGTGGYLDEIDLHRVPGFLAKLHATCHANHKPFLDELNHRGELSDDMAEELGAIIVRTRTAYEEVD; encoded by the coding sequence ATGCAAAAAGCTGTTGAACTGACAAAATTTATCCAATCTGAAATTCTGGGTGATGCAAACCCCACACATGCGGCGGAGGTGGGTGAGGTCATTGATGTAGGTGATGGTGTTGCCCGGGTGATGGGGCTTTCACATGTGCAAGCAGGTGAAATGGTGGTGACAGCATCAGGCATTAAGGGATTAGCGCTAAACCTTGAACAAGACAATGTGGGGATTGTTTTATTTGGTGATGCCTCTCGGGTTGCTGAGGGAGATGTGGTGACGCGCACCCAGAAAATTCTAGAGGTTCCTGTGGGGGAAGGACTTCTCGGTCGTGTTGTGAATGCCCTTGGTGAACCAATCGATGGCAAGGGAGCGCTGCCCGCAGAGACAACTGAGCTTCGCCGGGTAGAAACGAGTGCCCCTGGTATTATCGCTCGTAAGTCTGTGCATGAGCCTCTTCTTACAGGGATCAAAGCTATTGATACACTTGTTCCGGTTGGTCGTGGTCAGCGAGAGCTGATTATCGGTGATCGCCAAACAGGAAAAACAGCGATTGCCATTGATGCTATTTTAAATCAGCGTCAAGCCTTTGAGTCGGGTGATCCCCAACAAAAAATACACTGCGTTTATGTGGCAGTAGGACAAAAATGCGCTACTATTGCACAGTTGGTCAGCATTCTTGAAGACCGTGGAGCAATGAAATATACTACGGTTGTATCGGCCACGGCATCGGAGGCTGCAGCTATGCGGTTTTTAGCACCCTATGCTGGTTGCGCGATGGGTGAGTATTTTCGCGATAATGGTCAACATGCACTTATTATCTATGATGATTTATCTAAGCATGCTACCGCCTATCGTGAGATGTCTTTGTTGTTGCGTCGCCCCCCTGGACGTGAGGCATATCCTGGCGATGTTTTTTATTTGCACTCCCGTCTTTTGGAGCGTGCAGCCAAAATGAGTGATGCGCACGGCGGGGGATCCTTAACAGCTCTTCCTATTATTGAAACGCAAGCAGGGGATGTCTCGGCTTATATTCCTACCAATGTAATTTCGATTACGGATGGTCAAATTTTTCTCGAAGCAAATTTGTTTTACAAGGGTGTGCGCCCTGCCATTAATGTCGGTCTATCCGTAAGTCGTGTGGGGTCGGCAGCACAAACAAAAGCGATGAAACGTGTGGCAGGCTCAGTGAAGCTGGAACTTGCCCAGTATCGTGAGATGGAGGCATTTGCCCAGTTTTCCAGTGATCTTGATCCAGCAACACAACAGCTTCTACGCCGCGGCGAGCGTCTGGTTGAAATTCTCAAGCAAGATCAATACGCGCCACTGTCCATGGCCGAACAGCTGGTACAGATTTTTGCTGGTACAGGTGGGTATCTGGATGAAATCGACTTGCATCGCGTGCCTGGTTTTCTTGCGAAACTCCATGCAACATGTCATGCTAATCATAAGCCGTTCCTTGATGAGTTGAACCATCGTGGTGAGCTTTCAGACGATATGGCCGAGGAGCTTGGCGCAATTATCGTCCGTACGCGTACTGCTTATGAGGAGGTTGATTAA
- a CDS encoding FAD-dependent monooxygenase, whose amino-acid sequence MSVHALIVGSGPVGMALALSLSRGGIPTTLLEKGLALFDKANDSRVYALSAGNADFLRDLGVWEQLKPHATPIHTIRVQESGSLGGVLFDHPVRHGSSGENLHGYMIPSTALCQVLHKAVRDCSEITYQTETAVTHVHQDSDSVTLTLQQKGPHKTTLRGNVVFAADGKNSMIKRLLEISEEKFSYDHAALICNVTHTKPHHNGAVEVFTPLGPLAFLPLQGNKSACVFSMAKRLGDSYVRQSMDVFTHKLEELFPDYGTYTLDTPLSSFPLVATFSPQPARNRVMLCGDAAMTIHPVAGQGLNYGLKDVRAIYDNIAQMSVDGDIPTVLCTIQNARMTDRRIMLHATDGIIRIFALKTPGIRCMRQVGMSLINLSPSIKWLFTERAGA is encoded by the coding sequence ATGTCTGTACACGCGCTCATTGTTGGATCAGGCCCCGTTGGAATGGCCCTGGCCTTAAGCCTTTCACGGGGGGGCATTCCCACCACTCTTCTTGAAAAAGGTCTCGCGCTTTTTGATAAAGCAAACGATTCTCGCGTCTATGCATTGAGTGCCGGAAATGCTGATTTCTTACGTGATTTGGGGGTGTGGGAGCAATTAAAACCCCATGCAACCCCCATTCATACGATTCGCGTGCAAGAATCCGGAAGTCTGGGGGGGGTTCTTTTTGATCATCCTGTACGCCACGGAAGTTCAGGCGAAAATTTGCACGGATACATGATACCCAGCACGGCACTCTGTCAGGTCTTACACAAGGCTGTGCGGGATTGTTCTGAGATTACATACCAAACCGAAACAGCCGTTACACATGTTCACCAGGACAGTGATTCCGTCACGCTAACACTTCAGCAAAAAGGCCCTCACAAAACAACGCTTCGCGGCAATGTCGTTTTTGCCGCTGATGGAAAAAACTCTATGATCAAGCGTTTACTTGAAATTTCTGAGGAAAAATTTTCTTATGACCACGCAGCCCTCATATGCAATGTCACGCATACAAAACCTCATCATAATGGGGCCGTTGAAGTGTTCACACCTTTGGGCCCGCTGGCATTTTTGCCTCTTCAGGGCAATAAATCGGCCTGTGTATTTTCTATGGCAAAACGCTTGGGAGACTCTTATGTCCGTCAGAGTATGGATGTTTTTACCCATAAATTGGAAGAGCTTTTTCCGGATTACGGAACCTACACCTTAGATACACCCCTCTCCTCATTTCCCCTAGTGGCAACGTTTTCCCCTCAGCCTGCTCGGAACCGGGTAATGCTATGTGGAGACGCAGCCATGACTATACACCCCGTAGCAGGACAAGGATTAAACTACGGCCTTAAAGATGTTCGTGCGATATATGATAACATCGCACAGATGTCTGTAGACGGTGATATTCCCACAGTGTTATGTACAATTCAGAATGCCCGCATGACCGACCGACGCATCATGCTCCACGCAACAGATGGAATTATCCGGATTTTTGCCCTAAAAACCCCTGGGATTCGATGTATGCGGCAAGTGGGAATGTCTTTGATCAACCTATCACCATCTATCAAATGGCTCTTTACTGAACGAGCGGGGGCCTAA
- a CDS encoding SDR family NAD(P)-dependent oxidoreductase translates to MSDTYLVTGAAGFIGFHVCQALLHNGHTVIGLDNLNDYYDPILKSNRINAIGDTPHFIFYKRDIANRTDMETLTKDHPEITHVVNLAAQASVPYSLKNPYAYIDANVYGHLNVLEMCRTLPTLKHLVYASTSSVYGYNTKMPFSVKDRVDAPMAIYAASKRAGELMTHSYSHLYKIPATGLRFFTVYGPWGRPDMAAYLFADALTHDRPIKVFNNGDMRRNFTYIDDIVSGVVACLQKPPQCPVNGALHTIYNIGNDRSEGLMDYIHTLELAFGKKAKIEFLPLLPGDVKETVADISESQADFGFSPQTNITEGIPLFVEWYKSYYGVS, encoded by the coding sequence GTGTCAGATACGTACTTAGTTACAGGAGCAGCAGGGTTTATTGGATTTCACGTTTGTCAGGCACTTTTACACAATGGTCACACTGTCATTGGCCTTGATAATCTGAATGATTATTATGATCCTATCCTCAAAAGCAATCGTATTAATGCTATTGGTGATACCCCCCACTTTATATTCTATAAGCGCGATATTGCCAATCGCACAGACATGGAAACACTCACAAAAGACCATCCTGAAATCACCCATGTGGTAAATCTGGCAGCGCAAGCCAGTGTTCCCTACTCTCTTAAAAACCCTTATGCGTATATTGATGCGAATGTCTATGGACATTTAAATGTGCTTGAAATGTGTCGTACATTGCCCACCCTGAAGCACTTGGTTTATGCAAGCACATCGTCCGTGTATGGGTACAACACAAAAATGCCTTTTTCCGTTAAAGACAGAGTGGATGCGCCGATGGCCATTTATGCTGCATCAAAACGTGCGGGGGAATTAATGACTCATAGTTATAGCCATCTATACAAAATACCAGCCACGGGTCTGCGTTTTTTCACCGTGTATGGTCCTTGGGGGCGCCCGGATATGGCTGCTTATCTGTTTGCTGATGCTCTCACACACGATCGTCCCATCAAGGTTTTTAATAACGGAGATATGCGTAGAAACTTTACCTATATTGATGATATTGTTAGCGGTGTTGTTGCGTGCTTGCAAAAGCCTCCTCAATGTCCGGTTAATGGGGCGCTCCACACAATTTATAACATTGGCAATGATCGCTCCGAGGGATTAATGGACTACATTCACACACTTGAGCTGGCTTTTGGAAAAAAGGCGAAAATTGAGTTTTTACCCCTTTTGCCGGGAGACGTCAAAGAAACAGTTGCTGATATTTCTGAAAGTCAGGCGGATTTTGGATTTTCACCCCAAACTAATATTACAGAGGGGATCCCTCTCTTTGTTGAATGGTATAAATCTTATTACGGAGTTTCCTAA
- a CDS encoding F0F1 ATP synthase subunit delta: MLAITNDEEFFLLFLTHEAYLMFVSARSRMYAVALFKAAQVRAVEEEVGRALACLVLGSDSLAAIILGAPSFVGYGSVNSKKAHRALRTFLAHDSAPAENILGRFILQLLLRKRTPLLPQIAYAYYICQCMARGTFPAVIRAAHPLSVEQIKAIETLVHQARRVKPTFMVQLVPSLIAGFDVVCGDWRFDATLQGRLRRIRTRIQTTLTTQKI; encoded by the coding sequence ATGCTAGCAATAACAAATGATGAAGAATTTTTCCTGTTATTTCTCACGCATGAGGCATACTTGATGTTTGTTTCTGCACGATCACGTATGTATGCTGTTGCATTATTCAAGGCTGCCCAAGTTCGCGCTGTGGAGGAAGAGGTGGGACGCGCTCTTGCCTGTCTTGTTTTGGGAAGTGATTCCCTTGCCGCTATTATTCTTGGCGCTCCTTCTTTTGTGGGCTATGGTTCTGTGAACAGCAAAAAAGCGCATCGTGCGCTAAGGACTTTTTTGGCTCACGACAGTGCTCCTGCAGAGAACATATTGGGGCGTTTCATTCTGCAGCTTCTTTTGCGCAAGCGCACACCGTTGTTGCCTCAGATTGCTTATGCGTACTATATTTGTCAATGTATGGCACGCGGAACCTTTCCCGCTGTCATACGCGCTGCTCACCCATTGTCTGTTGAGCAAATCAAGGCAATAGAGACGCTTGTGCATCAGGCCCGAAGGGTAAAGCCCACGTTCATGGTTCAATTGGTACCCTCTCTTATCGCTGGGTTTGATGTTGTGTGTGGAGATTGGCGTTTTGATGCCACCTTGCAAGGGCGATTAAGACGCATTCGCACACGCATTCAAACAACCCTCACAACACAAAAAATATAG
- a CDS encoding acetyl-CoA carboxylase carboxyltransferase subunit beta yields MNWLTDFVRPRLKALMGQKNDIPEDLWHKCPACEKLIFHRDLEANIHVCHHCDHHLRLNAKDRLRFLFDGATYTRIALPPSSLDPLKFRDLKKYADRLKQARTENDMDDAVCVAEGKIEGQALVVAVFDFNFMGGSMGVAAGEALVVGAQHAVHRKLPYLVITASGGARMQEGILSLMQMPRATIGVSMVKDAGLPYITVLTDPTTGGVSASFAMLGDIIMAEPKALIAFTGARVIKQTIRAELPEGFQRSEYLLEHGMIDRVVHRKHLRRELATVLKVLLP; encoded by the coding sequence ATGAACTGGCTCACTGATTTTGTTCGCCCTCGTCTTAAGGCACTTATGGGGCAAAAGAACGATATACCGGAGGATCTTTGGCATAAGTGTCCTGCGTGCGAAAAGCTTATTTTTCATCGTGACCTTGAAGCCAACATACATGTGTGTCACCACTGTGATCATCATCTTCGGCTGAATGCCAAAGATAGATTGCGGTTTTTATTTGATGGTGCCACTTATACACGTATTGCACTTCCCCCCTCTTCCCTTGATCCACTGAAGTTTCGTGACTTAAAGAAATATGCCGATCGCCTCAAACAAGCGCGCACTGAAAATGATATGGATGATGCCGTTTGTGTTGCTGAGGGAAAGATTGAAGGACAAGCCCTTGTCGTAGCAGTGTTTGACTTTAATTTCATGGGTGGATCCATGGGTGTTGCCGCAGGAGAGGCTCTTGTGGTTGGTGCACAACATGCAGTCCATCGGAAGCTTCCCTACCTTGTGATCACAGCATCAGGGGGTGCACGCATGCAAGAAGGCATTCTATCACTCATGCAGATGCCACGGGCAACCATTGGTGTTTCTATGGTGAAAGATGCCGGACTTCCTTATATTACCGTTCTTACGGATCCAACAACAGGAGGGGTGTCTGCTTCATTTGCTATGCTAGGAGACATTATTATGGCTGAGCCTAAGGCATTAATTGCTTTCACGGGTGCGCGCGTAATTAAACAAACCATCCGTGCTGAACTGCCTGAAGGATTTCAGCGCTCGGAATATTTACTGGAACATGGAATGATTGATCGTGTCGTCCATCGCAAACACCTGCGTCGTGAGCTTGCAACGGTGCTAAAAGTTCTTTTACCCTAA